One Raphanus sativus cultivar WK10039 unplaced genomic scaffold, ASM80110v3 Scaffold0985, whole genome shotgun sequence genomic window carries:
- the LOC130503503 gene encoding dof zinc finger protein DOF5.4-like — protein sequence MQDIHDYSMTGSGGGGGGSTVRFLGGDRRMRVHQNNILNHHQSLKCPRCNSLNTKFCYYNNYNHSQPRHFCKSCRRYWTKGGVLRNVPVGGGCRTAKRSKSKQPPSSSLSTADKPTTAQDGEEKPSSSETSSLTASTSTAVTAKVTSDMYNLKLYGNGIEWSTLLGQGSSDGMGGFIETTPFEFGGNTVHQQLEDRTALVDPSMGFEPLDWGSGGGDQTLFDLTSTVDNAHWSHQDQHDFYLPQFSDRFSSF from the coding sequence ATGCAAGATATTCATGATTACTCAATGACCGGaagcggcggaggaggaggaggaagcacGGTGAGGTTTCTAGGTGGAGATCGGAGAATGAGAGTGCATCAGAACAATATCCTGAACCATCACCAATCTCTCAAGTGTCCTCGTTGCAACTCTCTCAACACAAAGTTCTGCTACTACAACAACTACAACCACTCTCAGCCTCGACACTTCTGCAAAAGCTGCCGTCGTTACTGGACCAAAGGCGGCGTCCTCCGTAACGTCCCCGTCGGTGGTGGTTGCCGTACAGCCAAACGTTCCAAGTCTAAGCAGCCTCCGTCTTCGTCACTTTCCACCGCCGACAAACCAACGACTGCACAAGACGGAGAGGAGAAACCAAGCAGCAGCGAGACCTCTTCTCTCACCGCCTCTACCTCCACCGCCGTCACAGCAAAGGTTACGTCTGATATGTATAATCTCAAACTGTACGGAAACGGGATAGAATGGTCTACGTTGCTCGGACAAGGCTCATCTGACGGTATGGGCGGTTTTATTGAAACGACACCGTTCGAATTCGGAGGTAATACTGTACATCAGCAGTTGGAGGATCGAACGGCTCTGGTTGATCCCAGTATGGGATTTGAGCCGTTGGATTGGGGAAGTGGTGGAGGTGATCAAACACTCTTTGATCTAACCAGTACCGTTGATAATGCACACTGGAGTCACCAAGATCAGCATGATTTTTACCTTCCTCAATTCTCTGACAGATTCTCTTCTTTTTGa